Proteins encoded by one window of Sphingomonas sp. BT-65:
- a CDS encoding DUF4861 domain-containing protein, protein MTRRSVCVSLLALAGAVPAQAATSDPWYVREDFKPVRRIAIRIANDLDQPRKATPVVITPAQIPELAGMHELTVTLVDPAGTPRPVPTREQLAVMGPHGIRQETNGRQLDLQMDDLDKDGVWDELFFQADLKPRETRTYYLYLGFHQRGWNPHGAAAAIGSYSRHMVPFWESGNVGWKLWFPDSADVYGKRRNIIVAPQILTQNWDGYAVSYIDPAYGSDIMSVDDSFGGGGIGLFETPGSDHVSRPRFSPNADAAERWNTNQLKDTRYAFDVIVNGPLRSMVRIKTMNWNTGKGRYALEQVYTAYANHNYATAKVQFHQWEPGSNGVQFAAGIRKKAGETLGLRQGGVVVTTAPEAIRNPDDTDSTQNALKVAYAGSALVVKDSYRARHVAVAQQQGNEVFRFPERADGKYEYMLAAGWSEGEVLKTAAEFRDYVVGVAKEYNSPARLAGFEVETRE, encoded by the coding sequence ATGACGCGGCGGTCGGTGTGCGTATCGTTGCTGGCGCTGGCCGGCGCAGTTCCAGCCCAGGCGGCCACTTCTGATCCCTGGTATGTCCGCGAGGACTTCAAGCCCGTCCGCCGAATCGCCATCCGCATCGCCAACGATCTCGATCAACCGCGCAAGGCGACGCCGGTGGTCATCACCCCGGCGCAGATTCCCGAGCTTGCGGGGATGCACGAGCTGACCGTGACGTTGGTCGATCCCGCCGGCACGCCCCGCCCGGTGCCGACCAGGGAGCAGCTCGCGGTGATGGGGCCGCACGGCATCCGCCAGGAGACCAACGGCCGCCAGCTCGACCTGCAGATGGACGATCTCGACAAGGACGGCGTGTGGGACGAGCTGTTCTTCCAGGCTGACCTGAAGCCGCGCGAAACACGCACCTATTATCTCTATCTCGGCTTCCACCAGCGCGGCTGGAACCCGCACGGCGCGGCGGCGGCGATCGGCAGCTATTCGCGGCACATGGTGCCCTTCTGGGAATCGGGCAATGTCGGGTGGAAATTGTGGTTCCCCGACAGCGCCGACGTGTACGGCAAGCGCAGGAACATCATCGTCGCGCCGCAGATCCTGACCCAGAACTGGGACGGCTATGCCGTGTCGTACATCGACCCGGCCTATGGCTCGGACATCATGTCGGTGGACGACAGCTTCGGCGGCGGCGGGATCGGGCTGTTCGAGACGCCGGGCAGCGACCATGTCTCGCGCCCGCGTTTCTCGCCCAACGCCGACGCGGCCGAGCGGTGGAACACCAACCAGCTCAAGGACACGCGCTACGCGTTCGACGTGATCGTCAACGGCCCGCTCCGCTCGATGGTACGGATCAAGACGATGAACTGGAACACGGGCAAGGGCCGCTATGCGCTCGAGCAGGTCTACACGGCTTACGCCAACCACAATTACGCGACGGCGAAGGTGCAGTTCCACCAGTGGGAGCCGGGAAGCAACGGCGTGCAGTTCGCCGCGGGCATCCGCAAGAAGGCGGGCGAGACGCTCGGCCTGCGCCAGGGCGGGGTCGTGGTGACCACCGCGCCCGAGGCGATCCGCAACCCCGACGACACGGACTCGACCCAGAACGCGCTCAAGGTCGCCTATGCCGGTTCGGCGCTGGTAGTGAAGGACAGCTATCGCGCCCGCCACGTCGCGGTCGCGCAGCAGCAGGGCAACGAGGTGTTCCGCTTCCCCGAGCGCGCCGACGGCAAGTACGAGTATATGCTCGCCGCCGGCTGGAGCGAGGGCGAGGTGCTCAAGACCGCCGCCGAGTTCCGCGACTATGTGGTGGGCGTGGCGAAGGAGTATAACTCGCCCGCGCGGCTCGCCGGGTTCGAGGTCGAAACGCGAGAGTAG